A single Deltaproteobacteria bacterium DNA region contains:
- a CDS encoding PaaI family thioesterase — protein MDDKVRAAIFKQVEQEPFARKFNLQLIGLEDGYSKVSMVFTPEMENIFGKAHGGAVFALIDEAFETAGNSHGTIAVALNMNISYLSSPTLGATLTAEAREINRTKKTALYEIKVTEDSGKFIATCQALVYRMEKPLPFL, from the coding sequence ACAAGAACCTTTTGCCCGGAAATTCAACCTGCAGTTGATCGGTTTGGAGGACGGATATTCCAAAGTTTCCATGGTGTTTACGCCGGAGATGGAAAACATCTTCGGCAAGGCCCATGGCGGAGCGGTGTTTGCGCTGATTGACGAGGCCTTTGAAACGGCAGGAAATTCCCACGGCACAATTGCCGTGGCCCTGAACATGAACATCAGCTATCTGTCCTCCCCCACCCTGGGGGCAACCTTGACGGCGGAAGCCAGGGAAATAAACCGGACCAAAAAGACCGCTCTGTACGAGATAAAGGTGACCGAAGACAGTGGCAAGTTTATCGCCACCTGTCAGGCGCTTGTCTATCGGATGGAAAAACCGCTGCCATTTCTCTAA
- the hisG gene encoding ATP phosphoribosyltransferase, whose translation MSKLKLGIPKGSLEANTIDLFKRAGWRITYDDRSYSPDINDDDISCSLVRAQEMSRYVADGNLDLGLTGKDWIMENESDVQVVQDLVYSKTSPKEARWVLVVQEDSPIRAVADMEGKHISTELVNFTRKYFAERHINVHVEFSWGATEAKVVEGLVDAIVEVTETGTTIRANKLRIVHELMRTNTQLIANHEAWKDSWKRKKIEQIKVLLNGSLQAMGKVGLKMNVSREKLSVVTGMLPSLKAPTISGLYSEEWFAVETVVSSSMVRDLIPALQEAGAEGIIEYALNKVI comes from the coding sequence ATGAGCAAGCTGAAACTGGGCATACCCAAGGGCAGCCTGGAAGCAAATACGATTGATCTTTTCAAGCGGGCCGGCTGGCGCATTACCTACGATGATCGTAGCTATTCCCCTGATATTAATGACGATGACATTTCCTGCTCCCTCGTCCGGGCGCAGGAAATGTCCCGCTATGTGGCCGATGGAAACCTGGATCTGGGGCTCACGGGCAAGGACTGGATCATGGAGAATGAATCGGACGTTCAGGTGGTTCAGGACCTCGTGTATTCCAAAACGTCTCCCAAGGAGGCCAGGTGGGTGCTGGTAGTGCAGGAGGATTCCCCCATCAGGGCCGTTGCCGACATGGAGGGCAAGCATATATCAACTGAACTCGTGAATTTTACCAGGAAATATTTTGCCGAGCGCCATATCAATGTCCATGTAGAGTTTTCCTGGGGCGCCACGGAGGCCAAGGTAGTCGAGGGTCTGGTGGACGCCATCGTGGAGGTGACGGAAACGGGTACGACGATCCGGGCGAATAAATTGCGCATCGTTCATGAACTGATGCGCACCAACACCCAGTTGATTGCCAACCATGAGGCATGGAAAGATTCCTGGAAAAGGAAAAAAATTGAGCAGATAAAGGTTCTTCTCAACGGTTCGCTCCAGGCGATGGGCAAGGTGGGACTTAAAATGAATGTCTCCAGGGAGAAGCTCAGTGTTGTGACAGGGATGCTTCCTTCCTTGAAGGCGCCCACCATCTCGGGATTGTATTCCGAGGAGTGGTTTGCCGTGGAAACGGTTGTCAGCAGCAGCATGGTGAGAGATTTAATCCCGGCACTGCAGGAAGCCGGGGCCGAGGGAATCATCGAATATGCCTTGAACAAGGTCATCTGA
- the dnaG gene encoding DNA primase, with translation MKGHIPADKIEEIKQRADIVQLVSEYVTLKKAGRNFLGLCPFHKEKTPSFTVSRDKQMFYCFGCGEGGHALTFLMKVSNMTFPEAARHLAKKTGVIIPDPVLNDQEREQYGIREQIYRINEAAAKLFTSRLFSETGLPAREYLKKRGIREDVVREFRLGYADEGWRTLKSYFEQKNVALPMVAQAGLIVAKEEDAEAGEGAYYDRFRGRLIFPIEDAGGRVMAFGGRIIASGEPKYLNSPETPVFSKGRNLYGLMRAKDGIRKSGYAILVEGYFDLISLWNAGLTNVLASMGTALTAEQVELLRRYTGNVAVLFDADEAGRKALQRSVQLFLSGGVHARAVVLPEKYDPDDYVRQFGREKLEQIIEEAPSVIDYYIDHLVGEKVSLEEKRDAVREALHFVAGFGDAIERNLFLKRISEKSGIDQEVLKKEALRTREPSSEPPGRVREKTSSVLDKVELSLILFMLQHTASIPQVGESGVMECFTAGELKSLGEQMIARSRENSSENLTTSLFLDGLPNGPLKQLIFKSMLEGRTDDEKVWERYVTDNIKKVKRKWYGGRKKNLSLELKKAQEQRDSDWQNRLLREKEKLMQEEKQL, from the coding sequence GTGAAAGGTCACATTCCCGCCGACAAGATTGAAGAAATAAAGCAACGCGCTGATATTGTTCAGCTCGTATCGGAATATGTGACCCTGAAAAAGGCGGGCAGAAATTTCCTCGGCCTCTGCCCCTTCCACAAGGAAAAAACGCCTTCCTTCACGGTTAGCCGTGATAAACAGATGTTCTATTGTTTCGGTTGCGGAGAGGGAGGGCATGCGCTTACCTTCCTGATGAAGGTAAGCAATATGACTTTTCCGGAGGCGGCCAGGCATCTGGCCAAAAAGACGGGGGTCATTATCCCTGACCCGGTGCTGAACGATCAGGAAAGGGAGCAATACGGCATCCGCGAGCAAATCTATCGCATCAATGAGGCGGCGGCAAAATTATTTACGAGTCGCCTTTTTTCTGAGACTGGCCTGCCGGCAAGAGAATATCTGAAAAAGAGGGGCATCCGGGAGGATGTCGTCAGGGAATTTCGCCTGGGTTACGCCGACGAGGGTTGGCGAACGCTGAAAAGCTATTTTGAGCAAAAAAATGTTGCCCTGCCGATGGTTGCCCAGGCCGGGCTGATCGTCGCGAAAGAGGAAGACGCCGAGGCCGGGGAGGGGGCTTACTATGATCGTTTCCGCGGGCGCCTGATTTTTCCCATCGAGGATGCCGGCGGCCGCGTGATGGCCTTCGGCGGCCGAATAATCGCGAGCGGGGAGCCCAAATATCTTAATTCCCCGGAGACGCCGGTATTCAGCAAGGGTAGAAACCTCTACGGTTTAATGAGAGCCAAAGACGGCATCCGCAAAAGCGGCTATGCCATCCTCGTGGAAGGTTACTTCGATCTAATTTCCCTCTGGAACGCGGGTCTGACCAACGTGCTGGCCAGTATGGGCACGGCGCTGACAGCGGAGCAGGTTGAGCTCCTGAGACGTTACACGGGTAACGTGGCGGTCCTTTTTGATGCGGATGAAGCGGGCCGGAAGGCACTGCAGCGGAGCGTGCAATTATTCCTGTCCGGAGGAGTTCATGCCAGGGCGGTAGTGTTGCCGGAGAAATATGATCCCGACGATTATGTGAGGCAGTTCGGGAGAGAAAAGCTGGAGCAGATAATCGAGGAGGCCCCTTCCGTCATTGATTACTATATTGATCACTTGGTGGGAGAAAAAGTTTCTTTAGAGGAAAAACGGGATGCCGTGCGAGAGGCCTTGCACTTCGTTGCCGGTTTTGGTGATGCCATTGAACGGAATCTTTTTTTAAAGAGAATTTCCGAGAAATCAGGCATAGATCAGGAGGTGCTGAAGAAAGAAGCCCTCCGGACCCGGGAGCCGTCTTCCGAGCCGCCGGGCCGCGTCAGGGAAAAGACATCAAGTGTCCTGGATAAGGTAGAGTTAAGCCTCATCCTTTTCATGCTGCAGCATACGGCAAGTATTCCGCAGGTGGGAGAAAGCGGGGTAATGGAATGCTTCACCGCTGGTGAATTGAAGAGTCTGGGGGAGCAGATGATCGCAAGAAGCAGGGAAAACAGCTCAGAAAACCTCACGACCTCTCTTTTTCTGGATGGCCTTCCCAACGGTCCCCTGAAGCAACTAATCTTCAAGTCTATGCTTGAGGGGCGGACCGATGATGAAAAGGTGTGGGAACGCTACGTTACCGATAATATAAAAAAGGTAAAACGCAAGTGGTATGGGGGCAGGAAGAAGAATCTGAGCCTGGAGCTGAAAAAAGCCCAGGAACAACGCGATAGTGATTGGCAAAACCGCCTCTTGCGGGAAAAAGAAAAGCTCATGCAGGAAGAAAAACAACTATAA
- a CDS encoding histidine triad nucleotide-binding protein: MDDCIFCKIIRGEIPGSKVYEDDLVLAFDDIKPAAPVHVVVIPKQHIPTLMDVNDSQIEYLHAMMAAVPKIAKLKGIDERGFRVMLNCNLEGGQVVFHLHLHVLGGKKPGCNPG; this comes from the coding sequence ATGGATGATTGCATATTCTGCAAGATCATCAGAGGCGAGATACCGGGCAGCAAGGTATATGAAGACGACCTGGTGCTGGCGTTCGACGATATAAAACCGGCGGCGCCAGTGCATGTGGTTGTTATTCCCAAACAGCACATCCCGACCCTGATGGATGTCAATGATAGTCAAATTGAATACTTGCACGCCATGATGGCGGCGGTGCCCAAGATTGCCAAGCTCAAGGGTATTGACGAGAGAGGTTTCCGGGTGATGCTGAACTGTAATCTGGAAGGCGGACAGGTGGTTTTCCATCTCCATCTGCACGTCCTGGGCGGGAAAAAACCGGGATGCAATCCGGGCTGA
- the hisA gene encoding 1-(5-phosphoribosyl)-5-[(5-phosphoribosylamino)methylideneamino]imidazole-4-carboxamide isomerase, whose protein sequence is MIVIPAIDLKDGKCVRLVQGDFARVTVYADDPVAMAVNWQEQGAKRLHLVDLDGSLAGAPKNRDQINGILRAVSIPVQVGGGIRSRETIEAYLTMGLSWVILGTAALRDEPFVREVCRAYEGRIILGIDAGDGKVAVQGWTENTSASPVSLAQRYADAGLAAIIYTDIKRDGVGTGVNIEATRALAQAVDIPVIASGGVAGAADITGLMDIEKFGVAGVIVGKALYSGALSLAEALRAAKGGENG, encoded by the coding sequence ATGATCGTCATTCCGGCAATTGATTTGAAAGACGGCAAGTGTGTGCGCCTGGTACAGGGCGATTTTGCCCGCGTTACCGTTTATGCCGACGACCCCGTGGCGATGGCCGTTAACTGGCAGGAACAGGGGGCCAAGCGCCTGCATCTCGTTGACCTCGATGGCTCCCTGGCCGGAGCGCCGAAAAACAGAGACCAGATTAACGGCATTCTGCGGGCAGTTTCTATTCCCGTGCAGGTGGGCGGCGGTATTAGAAGCCGTGAGACCATAGAGGCTTACCTGACCATGGGGCTCAGTTGGGTTATTCTGGGGACGGCGGCCTTGCGGGATGAGCCTTTCGTGCGGGAAGTCTGCCGTGCTTACGAGGGCCGGATCATCCTCGGTATTGATGCGGGCGACGGCAAGGTTGCCGTGCAGGGGTGGACGGAAAATACCTCCGCTTCCCCCGTGTCGTTGGCCCAAAGATATGCCGATGCGGGCCTGGCCGCCATCATTTATACGGATATCAAGAGAGATGGCGTGGGTACCGGCGTCAATATCGAGGCCACCCGGGCGCTGGCTCAGGCAGTTGATATTCCCGTGATCGCTTCGGGCGGGGTTGCGGGGGCGGCAGATATCACCGGGCTTATGGATATCGAAAAATTCGGTGTGGCCGGCGTCATTGTCGGCAAGGCACTGTATTCCGGCGCCCTGTCGCTGGCAGAGGCTCTCCGGGCGGCAAAGGGAGGAGAAAATGGATGA
- the hisB gene encoding imidazoleglycerol-phosphate dehydratase HisB → MGRSAKIERKTTETDVSVVIDLDGQGQGQIGTTIPFLDHMLLLLARHGFFDLQVKSAGDTEVDDHHLAEDLGICLGEALRKALGNKEGIARYGEATVPMDECLCTVTLDISGRPYLVYNVEFETKPIGSFDPALLREFFKAFSDHSGMNLHINLLYGMNSHHIAEAIFKALAHALKNAVKIDGAVRGVLSTKGVL, encoded by the coding sequence ATGGGGCGCAGCGCAAAAATTGAGCGGAAGACCACGGAAACGGATGTCTCCGTGGTTATTGATCTGGATGGTCAGGGGCAGGGTCAAATCGGAACGACCATCCCTTTCCTCGATCACATGCTATTGCTTTTGGCCAGGCATGGTTTTTTTGATCTGCAAGTTAAAAGCGCCGGTGATACGGAAGTTGACGATCACCATCTGGCGGAGGATCTGGGGATTTGCCTGGGAGAGGCCCTCCGGAAGGCGCTGGGAAACAAAGAAGGCATTGCCCGTTACGGGGAGGCCACGGTGCCCATGGACGAATGCCTCTGCACGGTGACTTTGGATATTTCCGGCCGGCCCTATCTTGTTTATAACGTAGAGTTTGAGACGAAGCCAATCGGGAGTTTTGACCCGGCGCTGCTCAGGGAATTCTTTAAAGCTTTTTCCGACCATAGCGGTATGAACTTGCATATCAACCTACTCTACGGTATGAATAGCCATCACATCGCGGAGGCGATTTTTAAAGCCCTGGCGCACGCGCTTAAAAATGCGGTTAAGATTGACGGCGCCGTGAGGGGTGTGTTGTCCACCAAGGGTGTGCTTTGA
- the hisI gene encoding phosphoribosyl-AMP cyclohydrolase, producing MLEPNFAKGDGLVPVIAQDCRTSEVLMLAYMNRESWLATLATGKATYWSRSRKALWLKGESSGHVQHVQEIYIDCDEDTVLLKVDQVGGAACHTGYRSCFYRQLTDGEVEIKEERIFNPEEVYK from the coding sequence ATGTTGGAACCGAATTTTGCGAAGGGCGACGGGTTGGTGCCGGTTATTGCCCAGGACTGCCGCACCAGCGAGGTGCTGATGCTGGCTTATATGAATCGCGAGTCCTGGCTTGCTACCCTGGCTACCGGCAAGGCTACCTATTGGAGCAGATCCAGGAAAGCACTTTGGCTCAAGGGCGAATCTTCCGGTCACGTTCAGCATGTCCAGGAAATTTACATTGATTGCGACGAAGATACGGTGCTTTTGAAAGTGGATCAGGTGGGCGGTGCGGCCTGTCACACCGGCTATCGGTCCTGTTTTTACCGGCAGTTGACGGATGGGGAAGTGGAGATTAAGGAAGAAAGAATATTCAATCCGGAGGAAGTTTATAAATGA